The Numida meleagris isolate 19003 breed g44 Domestic line chromosome 10, NumMel1.0, whole genome shotgun sequence genome includes a window with the following:
- the NQO1 gene encoding NAD(P)H dehydrogenase [quinone] 1 produces the protein MAGRKALIVLAHPEKTSFNHAMAEAASSALRDKGWDVTISDLYAIGFSAVLSRHDITGPLKNPERFVYEEETGHAWKEGRLSSDIVAEQKKIEAADLIIFQFPLQWFGMPAILKGWFDRVFTEGFAYSMASMYDQGPFQKKKAMLSLTTGGMGSMYSPSGINGDMNVLLWPMQRGALHFCGFQVLAPQICYSVRYVGPEVRAQMLSAWRSRLGAVEQEKPLTFIPNSCFELSWAGGYVLKREVLAQQEGQQHGLTVGQHLGKAIPPDGQVRAQE, from the exons ATGGCAG GCCGCAAGGCACTCATCGTGCTGGCGCACCCCGAGAAAACTTCTTTCAACCACGCCATGGCAGAAGCAGCCAGCAGCGCGCTGCGGGACAAGGGCTGGGACGTCACCATCTCTGACCTCTACGCCATAGGTTTCAGCGCTGTGCTCTCTCGGCACGACATCACTG GGCCCCTCAAGAACCCTGAGCGCTTTGTCTACGAGGAGGAGACAGGACATGCTTGGAAGGAGGGACGCCTCAGCAGCGACATCGTCGCTGAGCAGAAGAAGATTGAAGCGGCCGACCTGATCATCTTCCAG TTCCCGCTGCAGTGGTTCGGGATGCCGGCCATCCTCAAGGGCTGGTTTGACCGCGTTTTCACCGAGGGCTTTGCCTATTCCATGGCCAGCATGTACGACCAGGGGCCCTTCCAG AAGAAGAAAGCCATGCTGTCACTCACCACCGGCGGGATGGGCTCCATGTACAGCCCCAGCGGCATCAACGGCGACATGAACGTGCTGCTCTGGCCCATGCAG CGGGGGGCCCTGCACTTCTGCGGCTTCCAGGTGCTGGCGCCCCAGATTTGCTACAGTGTGCGCTATGTGGGCCCTGAGGTGCGGGCACAGATGCTGAGTGCATGGAGGAGCCGCCTGGGCGCCGTGGAGCAGGAGAAGCCCCTCACCTTCATTCCCAACAGCTGCTTTGAGCTGAGCTGGGCCGGTGGCTACGTGCTGAAGCGTGAGGTGCTGGCGCAGCAAGAGGGGCAGCAGCATGGCCTGACAGTGGGGCAGCACTTGGGCAAGGCCATCCCACCCGACGGGCAGGTCCGGGCTCAGGAGTAG
- the NOB1 gene encoding RNA-binding protein NOB1 produces MARVAHVVADAGAFLSGAALQDVAQSVYTVPEVLAEIRDRRARRRLAALPYELQLRRPRADFVRTVTEFAKRTGDFPSLSAADLQVLALTCQLQAETAGPGSVRLQPPDKVRLSSSPRHPEATLHLAGFHLPAKHKRPRKGQQQPSLDSSAELPDSAEFGSFLYWRPPLPSIEDELQEMLKTHSISTSPEATDERQSSEDEDGAEEDDEEESDDDEGWITPSNLKQVQQDTGHCDTVPANVQVGCVTTDFSMQNVLLQMGLHVLAVNGMLIRRARSHILRCHGCFRTTSDMTKVFCPHCGNKTLKKVAVSVSEDGSLHMHFSRNPKVLNPRGLRYPLPAPQGGKHANNPHLVEDQPFPQQRLSRKARQKTNVFDPDYIAGVSPFAENDIYSRAANLQIRDMALGAGRRRLNPNAVTKKFVKRR; encoded by the exons ATGGCGCGCGTGGCGCACGTCGTGGCCGACGCCGGCGCGTTTCTGAGCGGCGCGGCGCTGCAG GACGTGGCGCAGAGCGTGTACACCGTGCCCGAAGTGCTGGCCGAGATCCGGGACCGGCGGGCGCGGCGTCGCCTGGCAGCGCTGCCTTACGAGCTGCAGCTCCGCCGCCCGCGGGCCGACTTCGTGCGGACGG TTACCGAATTCGCCAAGCGCACCGGGGACTTCCCCAGCCTGTCGGCCGCCGACCTGCAGGTGCTGGCGCTCACCTGCCAGCTGCAGGCCGAGaccgcggggccgggcagcgTCCGCCTGCAGCCCCCGGACAAG GTGCGGCTCAGCTCCAGCCCGCGGCATCCCGAGGCCACGCTGCACCTCGCCGGCTTCCACCTGCCTGCCAAG CACAAGCGCCCGCGGaagggccagcagcagcccagcctcGACAGCAGCGCGGAGCTGCCCGACAGCGCCGAGTTCGGCTCCTTTCTCTACTGGAGGCCTCCACTGCCCAGCATCGAGGATGAGCTCCAGGAAATGCTG aaaacacacagcatCTCCACCAGCCCAGAGGCCACCGATGAGCGCCAGAGCTCAGAGGATGAAGATGGTGCCGAGGAGGACGATGAGGAGGAGAGTGACGATGATGAGGGCTGGATAACGCCCAGCAACCTCAAGCAGGTCCAGCAGGACACGGGGCACTGTGACACTGTGCCCGCCAACGTGCAGGTCGGCTGTGTCACCACGGACTTTTCCATGCAG aatgtgctgctgcagatgggCCTCCACGTGCTGGCAGTGAACGGCATGCTGATCCGCCGGGCCCGGAGCCACATCCTGCGCTGCCATGGCTGCTTCAG GACAACTTCAGACATGACCAAGGTCTTCTGCCCTCACTGCGGTAACAAGACGCTGAAGAAAGTTGCAGTGAGCGTCAGTGAGGACGGGAGCCTCCACATGCACTTCTCCCGCAACCCCAAGGTGCTGAACCCACGGGGGCTCAGG TATCCGCTGCCAGCACCGCAGGGAGGGAAGCACGCCAACAACCCACACCTGGTGGAGGACCAGCCCTTCCCGCAGCAGCGGCTGTCCCGCAAGGCCAGGCAGAAGACCAATGTCTTCGACCCTGATTACATCGCAGGGGTCTCTCCCTTTGCAGAAAATGATATTTACAGTCGCGCGGCCAACCTGCAAATCCGGGACATGGCACTGGGCGCTGGTAGGAGGCGCCTGAACCCCAACGCTGTGACAAAGAAGTTTGTAAAGAGGAGATGA